The sequence GCCGCAGACGGTGAACTGGACCATCAGCACATCGCCGGCTTTGCCGGACGGGTAGTCGGCAGGGGCGCGGTGCACCGCCGTCACTTCACTGTCGGGAAAGACCGGAGGCATAGAAGCGTGCGGCCTCCTCAGCCTCGCCGTCGTACCATATGCAAACTGTGTTCTTTGCGATTTTTGTCATGTTGCCACTCCTTCGAGCGACATTGAAGGTTTAACTATCCTCCCGCGGCGTCATGGCCTCGGTAGGTGGCGGTCTAACGGCACCGAGCTTAGCCGCGCCGCCGTAGGCGGCGGCTGGAGCGCGTTGTTAGGCCGCGACCTCATTGCGGTGCTTTCGGCGCGCGTGCAGGCACCGGGAGCCCTCCAACGAAGGCGCGGATGAGCGCGTTGACTCGCTCCGGCGATTCCCAGCCGGACAGGTGAGCTGTCCCCTCGATAATCTCGAAGCGCGCTCCTGGAATGAGGGCGGCCTCGGCGCGGGCTTCTTCGACGGGATAGAGGGGATCGCAATCGCCGGCGAGCACGAGTGTGGGCGCGCGGACGGAGGATAGCGACGGACGGAGCTGGGGGCGATCGAACATGGCGCTCGCGGCGCATCGCGCAAAGCCGGCGCGCTCGGCGGCGCGCATGGCGCGCTGGACCTCCAGGTAGCGATCTGGGGCACCGGCACGCGTTTCGGGCGCGACCATGGTTGAAAATATCATGTTCGCCATACGGCGCGGGCCAAGCGTGACCAACAGCCAGTGGGTCATACGCAGCTTGAGCCGATTGATGCCGGCCCACTCGTGGAACGGGCAGTTCATGAGGACGAGGGCGGCGATCCGGTCCGGCTGGGTAATCGCGAGCTGTGTGGCAACCATACCGCCCCACGCGTTGCCGACGATGATGGCGCTGGGCGCACGATACGTGTCCATCAGCTCGCCGAGGGCGACGGCCGTGGCTTCCAGCCTGAACCGAGCAGGCGGTGCTGGCGTCCTGCCGTGGCCGGGCGGGTCGACCACGAGCACGCGGTGATCGCGGGCCAACTCTTCGGCCTGCGGGCGGAGCGAGGTGCCGTCGCAGAACAAGCTCGGCCACATCACGACCGGCGAACCGCTGCCCGTCTCGTCTACGTGGAGCGGACCGAGTGAAGTAGGTACATTGGGCATGGGATCCTCCTTACACCCTGGGAGTTTTGAGACGAGTTCAAGGGGGGATTTCC comes from bacterium HR11 and encodes:
- the catD_1 gene encoding 3-oxoadipate enol-lactonase 2, with translation MPNVPTSLGPLHVDETGSGSPVVMWPSLFCDGTSLRPQAEELARDHRVLVVDPPGHGRTPAPPARFRLEATAVALGELMDTYRAPSAIIVGNAWGGMVATQLAITQPDRIAALVLMNCPFHEWAGINRLKLRMTHWLLVTLGPRRMANMIFSTMVAPETRAGAPDRYLEVQRAMRAAERAGFARCAASAMFDRPQLRPSLSSVRAPTLVLAGDCDPLYPVEEARAEAALIPGARFEIIEGTAHLSGWESPERVNALIRAFVGGLPVPARAPKAPQ